CACCCGTACGTACGTGACAAGAACCGTGACAGTGCACTGCGGTGCGTGAACGTAGGGAGTTAAGCAGAACGAACCTGGGTGCGCGTGTTCTCGTCGCGGAGGAAGCCGAAGACGTGGTCGGCGGGGACGGGGAGCCAGACGGAGGTGGCGGCGCCGAGCACCACGCCGTTGGGATGCCCGGGCTGGGCGCCCTGGTTCATGGACACGCGCACGCACACCTCGTTGCCGGCGGCGCCGGGCATGGTCGTCCACTGGTGCTGCGGCGACGCCGTCATGCCCCCGCAGAAGCTGCTCACCATGCGCTGCGACAGCGCCATCATGCTGCGTCTCCCTTCGGCCGTCACTGTCAACAAAATCCATCATCGTAGttagtaaaacaaaacaaaacaaaaaaccgaTCTTGCTTGGGGTTTAAGGGCCCATCGGGGTACCTCCGGTGGTCTCGCCGTGCATCACGCCGGGCACCTCGAGCGAGGAAGCGTAGCGCTCGCAGGCGCGGTGCAGCGCGGCGACCCAGCGGTGCGCCCCGAAGGCGGCGCCGCTCTGCACGATGTCGCGGTACAGGGGGCCGATCGGGCTCTTGTCCTCGATCTCCATGTGTTCGACCCAGGTCACCTGCCAACAAAACAATGTCCATGTCAGAACAACTCTCAGAAGCACAGCATGCTACACAGGAGAGAGGCCGATGGACTGATCGGTCGTTGGCTCGTTGCTGACTGACCTTGGAGTAGCCATTGGTCATGTCGGCGATGAGGCAGCCGGACGGGAGGCGGCgggagcgcggcggcggcgcgccGTAGTGGGCCTCGCGCTGCATGTCCGCGGAGACGTCGGCGATGGCCCACATGCCCTGGTCGATCTGCCGGCAGTAGCGGAGGAAGCTGAACTCGCGGGTCGGGACGGCCGGCGTCATGAACTGGAGCTGCTCGTACATCTGCACACCCGACACCGTTATGTCAGACTCAGATCGCGACTGATTAAGATTCTATGAAGAGAAAGGAACGGATTCGACGGCGTTACCATGACGAGGGACTCGTTCCTCCTGTTCAGGCCATTGACGAGGGGGTCAGTGATCCGCGCGTGGGACACGATGCTTGGGAAGAACTCCATGAACTTGCTCTGCAGCAGCCAGCAGCAAACGGTCAGTTCAGAACTACTCGATCAAGAATTGGGCAATCGGTCGAACGGTTGGAGGGGATGGATGGGGACTCACCGGGTCCATGAACACTTCGACGAGGTTGACGGGGCTCATGCACACGATCGCCGAGTCCCGGGAGCCCTCGACGCGGATGTCTCCGGCGCGGAAGTTGCTGCTGCCGGGCTTGGAGTAGATGGAGTCGTACTCCTGGACGTCGATGGTCTCCCGGCCGTCGCCGCCGGGGATCTTGACCCAGACGTTGCCGCCCTGCTGGGTGAGCCGGATCAACTCGTCCATGGCCCGCGTGGCCATCTTGGCCATGTCGGGGCGCTCCTTTTCAGTCACGGGCGCCGGCAGATGCATGGTCGGCATGTCCGACAACGGCATGCCCAGGCCAGCCCCGCTGAGGAGGTCGAGGTCCAGCGACAGGCCGCCGCCGAACGGCTGGTGGTGCCCGCCGCCCATCGGCACGCCGCCCATTGGCACCCCGCCCATGGAGAGGTCAAGCGAGGAGACGTTCATCTGCGGCGTCCCCTGCGGCAGCTGCGTGAAGGGGCGGCCGAGGTACTTGGCGGTGAGGCCGGCGACGCTGTCGAGCTCCTGCTTGAGGCGCGCGTTCTCCATCCGGAGCTTCTGCTCGTCGAAGTAGTCTTCCGCGATGGGCGGGCCGCCGCAGGTGGGGCAGATCACATTCTTCAGCGCCTCCCGCATGGCGATGTTCTCGCACCGGATCTTGTCATTCTCCTGCCGCAGGAAGCAATTGTCCTGCCGTTCGTGCTGCGCCTGCCATGTCCATGCCATCCACAACAAACAGATTCCGCCCAGTTCAGGAAACAATTCAAGACCAGAtcatggagaagaagaaggaaaataaaagaaaaaacagaaacctCGAGcaatcaaagactcgagagtccatgGATGGCAGCACTCACCTTCATCTGCGTGCGGCGGTTCTGGAACCAGAACTTAATCTGGCGGGCCTCGAGGCCGAGCTCGCGGCTGAGATTGGCGCGCTGCGCCTCGTCGGGGTGGGGGCACTCCTTGAACATCCTGCCAACACACACACGGACGACAGACGCCATTACTCCTCTCCACCGATCACCGGCGGCAAGAATTAAGATCACAAACAA
This portion of the Triticum dicoccoides isolate Atlit2015 ecotype Zavitan chromosome 7A, WEW_v2.0, whole genome shotgun sequence genome encodes:
- the LOC119332200 gene encoding homeobox-leucine zipper protein ROC8-like, with translation MDFGDDQEGGSESNQHQQQQQNQNQRRKRYHRHTPRQIQTLEAMFKECPHPDEAQRANLSRELGLEARQIKFWFQNRRTQMKAQHERQDNCFLRQENDKIRCENIAMREALKNVICPTCGGPPIAEDYFDEQKLRMENARLKQELDSVAGLTAKYLGRPFTQLPQGTPQMNVSSLDLSMGGVPMGGVPMGGGHHQPFGGGLSLDLDLLSGAGLGMPLSDMPTMHLPAPVTEKERPDMAKMATRAMDELIRLTQQGGNVWVKIPGGDGRETIDVQEYDSIYSKPGSSNFRAGDIRVEGSRDSAIVCMSPVNLVEVFMDPSKFMEFFPSIVSHARITDPLVNGLNRRNESLVMMYEQLQFMTPAVPTREFSFLRYCRQIDQGMWAIADVSADMQREAHYGAPPPRSRRLPSGCLIADMTNGYSKVTWVEHMEIEDKSPIGPLYRDIVQSGAAFGAHRWVAALHRACERYASSLEVPGVMHGETTGVTAEGRRSMMALSQRMVSSFCGGMTASPQHQWTTMPGAAGNEVCVRVSMNQGAQPGHPNGVVLGAATSVWLPVPADHVFGFLRDENTRTQWDVLCKENSVQPVSRIPNGPNPGNCITLLRAVSSSQTPQGGQATILVLQESCTDASGCSMVVYSPIDIPAANMMMSGADPSGIPLLPSGFAIWPAGVGGGASTSAATPMAAGCIVSVAFQILISSLPSSKLNAESIATVNNLVSTTVQNIKAALNCV